The window CCTACCGGGCATCTGGGTTCAGACGCATAGCCTAGTCATAGGTAATTCAAGCGCATAGCTGTGTAGACATTCAACCCAGATTCAAGTATGCTTGCTGTAAATCACGCGTCCCACAAGAGACCACCACTTATCGTGACACTGAACCAATCCGTTAACAACAGCTTACAAGGAAACACAAATTCAAAATAAATATCTATCCCCTTCAATATCTCAAATATCCAATTCGCATTCAACATTACTACAAAGTGTTACACGAAAAATCCTTGCTAAACCACAATCCCCGACCCCTCCGTCCCGGtcctctgctcctccgtctccgtctcatccccctcatcgTCACTCATAACCCTGCTCTGCGCCTCCTGGTACTCATCCTgcgtctcctccgcctccgtctGCCGatcctgttcctcctccttctgctgCTCCTCACCGACGACATAAGCAGGCgcgcccagctcctcctcctgaccaccaacccagaccTTGTTGAGCTCCGTCTCAATCTCCTCTcgtctcttcttccacttttCCACCTgagccaacctctccctcagaTCGTGAAGCTCCTTCTCGACAGCCATCTTCTCGCGTTCGGTGCCGATGCGCTGGACCTCCCACTCGTCTCCGCGctcgccgaggccgaggacaAGGTTGTAGGTGTGGTATTTCTTAAGCGAAGCGCGGGTGGAGATGGTAATGAGGGCTGGAAAAGGACAAATGTTAGTTGTAGGTAGGGAAAACgggggagagaaaaaaaaaacttactGATACCCTTCTCCTTGCAAGTCTCatacaacaacccctccacatcaCTGCTCACCGCGCTCGTCCCCTCATCGATAAACGCATACTGCGGCTCGTGATAGAGCAACCTCGCAATCGCCAACCTCTGcttctcaccaccgctcAACACATCCTTCCACTCCTTCCTCGtgtcccaccccccctctcgATCAGGCAAATACCCAAGCTTCGCCTGCTCAAGCGCCCTCTTGAGATCATACtcattcttcctcttctccctcatgTCCGCCTCCCCGTCAGGATAAATAACCTGATCTCTCAGCGTCCCGATGCTCAGATACGGCCTCTGAGGCAAAAACATgatcccatcctccccattgTTCTTCGGCCTagacaccaacccccgatAAACCGGCCACAACCCCGCAATCACCCTCGCAATAGCCGACTTTCCAATCCCGTTCGGCCCCGAAATCAGCAGGTGATCCCCCCGCCTCACaatcaagctcaagctctcGAGCAACTCCTCACCGCCCTGAGGCCACAACCCGGGAGCCACAATCGGCAcattctccaacctcaccccatcAAACCCCTTTTGGATGGTCCCCTGCACATCGCTCAGCGAGTACAGCTCGTTCTCCCTCCCGCGGACATAATACGCATTCGCGTGCGCCCTGTGCAGAGTAGAAATAAGCGTGTACACCCGACTGGTATACCCAGCCAGCTCGCTCAGATCCTTGATGCTGTACATCATCCTCCCGCCTGCATCAGCTAgactcaacatcaacctcttATTCGTAATAAAAtccttcatcctctccctttccctccctcctttAACCGCAGTCGCACCGGCAACCTCTGTCgcccccccaagcccaccccAAGCAGGCAGGAAAACAGGCAGTGACGACAAAAGGTAGCCATACGCACTCCAGCTGTACTTGAGAATGAAATCCTCCAAGATGTTGTACCTAATCTTGAGCATGTAaatcccctccatccaattCTTCAGACTCTTGAACTCTTTGTTCAAGAAcgtcttctccatctcggcaCCGCCATAAaacgccacctcctccgcattGGCGATCAACCTCGCGTGCAGGCTCCTAAAGTCACCCTCTTTCCTGCCCTCgacagccttgagcttgccaaAGGGGGGAGACAACTTTCTGAGGATGGAGGCGGTAAGAAAGTAATTGCTCAACAAACCCGTCAACGCCAACGGGCCGAGCGAGCGGTAGAGCTGGTAGTTGAACACGCAGATGTCAACAAACGGTTTTCCAAGGGAAGAGTACAAGTTTGCGGCAGCGGCGCAGAACTGTGTGAGATCCTGGGTAATGAACTGATCTGCTCCCTGGCCGACGCCTCcgtcgaggttgtggagCTTGTAGTAGTTTAGATTGTCGTTGAGGTACAGGTCGTGAATGTAACGGGTGAGACGGGTGCGGAAGGCGATCGAGACCTTGGATTCGAGATACTTGATCATGGCGTTGGTGTAAGAGGCAAAGCCACCGAGACCGCACCACTTGGCTagaccgaggaggaaggcttTCCCGTTTCCTGCCACGAGATCACGGACGATTTCACCGTCTAGGCGGGCGACTACCAGGGAGAGATAGGTGCGCAACATGAGGAAGGCGCCGTGGCTGACGAGGAGACCTGCTTCTTTGCTTGTCCAGCGGGGGATCATGATGCTCATGAGACTGAGAAActggtggaggaaggcgaggttgAGACCCGGTTTGGTTTGTGCTGCCGGGACGTGGCCATCTCCCAACCCAGATACCCTAGGTGGGTTAAGGAACAGTCTGCGATGGGCCTCAAAGGTGAGCGGCTTGGTACTCGAGATGACAACCTTGGAGGTGCCATCCTTGTAAGGAACATAAATGGTGCGAGAACCGTCCTTGTTGTGTAGCCAAGAGTTAGTTCGCACAAGTTTCCTCCCTGTCTCGCGCTCCTCACGCTTGCGTTTCCACTTCCGACGGGTGCCCTCGccagcgaggatgatggaggtggcgAGAGCGAGGGTGCATAGCAGGCGCGTTGTTTTGGACGTGCTGCGCAGCTTTGTGCGGATGAGTTCGCCGTACTTTTCGACAAAGGTGGCAatggcctcctcggcggccgaGTGCCGGAGGGTTGACTGGACTGCCATgaccgtcgtcgtcgtcgtctgttGCACGCGACGAGATCCgaaaaagggaggggggcgtgtAGTTTTGTTATTCCTCCCGAGCCTCCGGGCTCAAGCGCTCTATTCCATTCGGACTCTTATATACCGTGTCGTTGTTTGTTTATTTGTGGTGTGGTGTAGCTAAGATAGTGGTTGGTAAGGAGGCGGAAACCGAGAGCCGTAGGTAGAGTTTTGGGGATAAAACGGCGGGTGGACGTGGCTTTGGTTTAAACTGTAAAAGAGACACTTGTGTTTGTTGTCGGGCTGTCGAGGTGCGTCGGTCCCGGAGTAAACATCGGGTTAGCAAGCGTTGTGTTGAAGAGGATCGCTTAGAATTGGATGTCGTGTCTCTCTTGTTCTTTCGGTtatggctgttgttggacgCATAAAGAATGGCATGTGAATATCCCGAGGTGTCGCTGCTCCAGCCACAGCATGCTGCGTGCTCAACGTCATCGCCCCCAGGAAGCAAGCCACCGTTCCTGGTCAGGTGCGCCCCCTAGGCGTGCTGCTTGGGAATCTAAGACCCGGGGACCTGCCCAATCCAGTGGGTTTTCCCCGCAATCCTCACTGAAAAGGGCGGGGCGTTTACCCACATTTCGCACCGTGCATCAAGATCTTGTTCCGGGCTTTCCAAAGAGTCTTCGATGTCTGGAGAGGCCTGTTCCAGGTTGTGGCAAGCACCGCTTCGATCAACCGATATATCAATCGCACAGCAACACAGATATCAGGTTCTTTATATGAATAATTACTTCCAACTCCCCATCTGTGTCGAGGCAGGCTCGAGTTTTCTGTGGGCTCAAGGTGGGAATGTACTGCATATGTGGAGAAAGTACTGAAATCCCCCCGAGCTGTTCAAAGGCTGACAGATCGATCTGAAACGGTAGGTTTTTCTACTTTTTACATTTTCACATGGGCTTGTCTGCTCTTCCTTGCCTGGGACTCGTGTCCTGTTTTTGCTCAAGGCTCTCGGGAGGCGCACAGAAAGTCTCGGGCACCCGTACGGGATGGCACGCCAGCTTCCATCCGGTTCGCCAATCCATTGCAGACCGGAAAGATGTGGTGCGGGGCAGCCAGGCCCGTGAGGCGGCCCTTCAAGATCCGGGTCCGAACTTTCTCTGTGACGACCCGGCAGTCAGGGACCAGACATCCATGACTGTCACTTCAGAAACAAGAGGCTCTCTGGGAAACCCCAGTGTCTCAATCTCAACAGCGACAAAGCAGAGGTGGTGACTGGCTGCGTGGTTGTTCTTCTGGTGCTGACCCGTCACCGTCCCGGGCGGTAACATGGCCAATCACATCGGGCTTGGCCATGGCATCCCCTGCCGAGGACCGGTCTCGAGCGGGTGCAGCTCCTTTCCAGCAGTCCCCGGCCGAAGCAATGCGGACCGCTCGCACGCCATGACGGACAAGACGGAGCAGTCGATGTCTTGCGGGGGGTTGCCTGCAGACTCCAGTTCGAGTGTGGAGAGAATGCATGTCTCCTGAGGTTCTGACACTGGAACAATTGGGCAATTGGGCGACTGGGCTCTCATGCAGTCACGGAGGGCTGCGACAAATGGCAACGCATGCCCCCAATCAAGCTCAGCCCTGGCCATAAAACGACGCGCTCTGCCAGGTGGCTGCGTATTCGCCTCATCTTTTGATGGTTTTCAGAGAGAATAATGTTGGATTACAGTCTCCAATCTCGAAAGGCTTGGAGTGGAAAGGGGCAGAGGAGGGTCCATGATGCCGTGGAACCCTTGGCCTATGAAATTGACCATAGCGATGCTGTTGAATGCCGGCGGTCTGCAGCTTGGGCTGCCAGTTGCATTGCCTTGCCATTGCTTGAGAAGCCAAGCGCATGTGTCGCTTCTTTTCCAATTCCTTTTCTTTGGTTCGCACATAGGTCTCCAAGAGCTGCAGTTCTGCACACGACACGACACAACAGCGGGAATCTCACAGCAAACACCAGACAGACAACCTTTCCATCTCAGCACCCACTTTGCCCAGGGCCGGCCAGAAGTTGAACTTCTGTGGGGGGCGGGTCTGGGACGGATTTAAACTAAGCAGAAGTATTGATTGGGTAAAAGTacttggctgctgctgggccgCGATGAGACGTGTTAGTAGAATGAATGCCCAGACGCCTTGAAACCAGCCAAATGGCAGCTGTTGGCTCTACGCGCCGCGGCAGGTACTATCGCCTGGTAATAGCACGCTATGTGCACCACGTAGCCGCAAAGTtactgggctggctgggtaATTTTCCCTGGGGGTAATCCGCTAATCctgtcttgtcctccttgctcCCCCATCGttctctgctgctgcgctgCACTCAAGCCATCCCAGAACCAGACCCATCACCTTTAAACTCCATCATCTCgcttgtccaccaccacgtcCCTCCTCAGCCGCTGATACGCCCatcctcttttttccccttccaccatccccaaggcCATTGTCTGGTCTCCGGCGTGCGATTCTTCCATCTGCGGGCTCCCTTTTGGTCCGACAgcttccctcctcaccttcgtCCCTTTTGCCTCGAAACTGCCAGTTCCTTTCGCTCGAGAAGAAACACGCCCAGTCGTGTGCTCGGTCCCTTTCCCGATCGGCCTTGTCTGCGCGCCAATTTCCCGTCTGCACCGACCGTCACATCACGGTTCGCATCGTCCTTCTCGCGACTTTCTTTCTTCATAGCCGTATTCTTCACTGCAGAGCTTCGCGTGCTCCATTCGCACCAACCAGCAGCAACGGCTTCTTCGACAGTTATTAGGCAAAGGTGGTTCGGGACGAGCGAAGTGGCCTCGAAGGGCCATACTCCGCTGAGATAGGGGCTGGGTCGCGCCGAGCGTTCCTTGGATCCGATCTTTGAATCTTaaaggtgggtgggtgattACATGCGACCGCGTTTGGGGATCTTTTGGGCTTTGGGTGGCTGTGCGGTGATGGGGAGCTTCGGTGCTCGGCGGTCAATTCGACTAGGTTGTTGACCTGCCGTGTCCCATTGCAGCGCCCAACAACACGCCATCGCGCCCCAGAGCTCAGATCCGACACTGCACGGTCTCGAGTTGGCTGCAGTGAATTGAAGGGCCAGTGCTAACTACTGCAATGGATAGGTTCTAACTCGTCTTCATATATCTTACACACAAAAATGGCTTGGGGCACTGAAGAGAGGGTGCCAGCGGCCCCTGGGAGttccaaggagaaggacacGCTATCAGCCGAGGATGGAAAGAAGGGTCGGGGTCTTTTGCCCGTGCCATCACGGTCATCGTCTCAAAGAGCTTCACCGACGGCTACTGGCCTGAGCGGCGCAACTGCGAGCGACCCCAGAGATAGCATCGGCGGACATTCCAAGGAATCCAAAGGCAGTATGTTGGGCCAAAACCGCAATGGAAGCGCATCTAGTAACCGTTTAGGCATGGTAACAGGGCCGACAGCCACTCCGGGACAGTCTGAGCCAAACTCTCCGGCAGCTCCCTCTCataaaaagaagaagggcggaTTCTTGGCCATCTTTGGATGCTGTGGTGTTCCGGACAACGCCAATGGGCTGGAGGCTGAGGCCCCCCATCGTCTCGACAAGATCCCCGCTCGACCTGCCACAGCCAGCCGGCGAACAGCCACGCCATCGGGAGAGCAACCATCTGGGAGCAAGACGCAGCTGTCTGAGAAGGAGCCCGGTCAGCAAGCACAACAGTCGGCTGCGCAGCCCCAGAAGAACGGGAAGCGGATCTCTGGTGCTAGCACTCAGGATCAATCTACAGTGGGTGATCGTGATGGCGAGTCGAAGCAGACGACGCTTGTCGGCGCAGGATCCGgcaacccatccatctcgGTGGACCCCCCACACAGCGTTACGAGCGCCGACGAGACGATTCACGAGAATGCTTCTGAAAAGGATGCAGAAGGTGATGTTTCTATGCCCGACGCTGACAACTCAAGGCAACAGAACGCCCAGGGATCCGTAAACAACGGGGACGAGCAGCTTCCCAAGgttcctccaccgcccccagGGCCTGTGCCGGCAGTGCCGAATGCGCCAACATCCACGTCAGTGGAAAACCCAGCTGTGTTTGCCtctgagcagcagcaggagagaTGGCTTCTGCCCCCCCAAAGGCCAGAGCACAAGGGCAGAAAAtgccttgttcttgatctGGATGAGACGCTTGTCCACAGCTCGTTTAAGGTAAGACCTTGTGTCCCATGAACTACCGGTGGCAATATTCTAATGATCACCAGATCCTCAACCAAGCCGACTTCACGATACCTGTCGAGATCGAGGGCAACTTCCATAACGTCTACGTAATCAAGCGACCGGGAGTCGACCAGTTCATGAAGAGGGTTGGCGAGCTCTACGAGGTTGTTGTCTTTACA is drawn from Podospora pseudocomata strain CBS 415.72m chromosome 1 map unlocalized CBS415.72m_1, whole genome shotgun sequence and contains these coding sequences:
- the PXA1 gene encoding ATP-binding cassette long-chain fatty acid transporter pxa1 (EggNog:ENOG503NUQ7; COG:I), which gives rise to MAVQSTLRHSAAEEAIATFVEKYGELIRTKLRSTSKTTRLLCTLALATSIILAGEGTRRKWKRKREERETGRKLVRTNSWLHNKDGSRTIYVPYKDGTSKVVISSTKPLTFEAHRRLFLNPPRVSGLGDGHVPAAQTKPGLNLAFLHQFLSLMSIMIPRWTSKEAGLLVSHGAFLMLRTYLSLVVARLDGEIVRDLVAGNGKAFLLGLAKWCGLGGFASYTNAMIKYLESKVSIAFRTRLTRYIHDLYLNDNLNYYKLHNLDGGVGQGADQFITQDLTQFCAAAANLYSSLGKPFVDICVFNYQLYRSLGPLALTGLLSNYFLTASILRKLSPPFGKLKAVEGRKEGDFRSLHARLIANAEEVAFYGGAEMEKTFLNKEFKSLKNWMEGIYMLKIRYNILEDFILKYSWSAYGYLLSSLPVFLPAWGGLGGATEVAGATAVKGGRERERMKDFITNKRLMLSLADAGGRMMYSIKDLSELAGYTSRVYTLISTLHRAHANAYYVRGRENELYSLSDVQGTIQKGFDGVRLENVPIVAPGLWPQGGEELLESLSLIVRRGDHLLISGPNGIGKSAIARVIAGLWPVYRGLVSRPKNNGEDGIMFLPQRPYLSIGTLRDQVIYPDGEADMREKRKNEYDLKRALEQAKLGYLPDREGGWDTRKEWKDVLSGGEKQRLAIARLLYHEPQYAFIDEGTSAVSSDVEGLLYETCKEKGITLITISTRASLKKYHTYNLVLGLGERGDEWEVQRIGTEREKMAVEKELHDLRERLAQVEKWKKRREEIETELNKVWVGGQEEELGAPAYVVGEEQQKEEEQDRQTEAEETQDEYQEAQSRVMSDDEGDETETEEQRTGTEGSGIVV
- a CDS encoding uncharacterized protein (COG:K; EggNog:ENOG503NTXG), with amino-acid sequence MAWGTEERVPAAPGSSKEKDTLSAEDGKKGRGLLPVPSRSSSQRASPTATGLSGATASDPRDSIGGHSKESKGRPTATPGQSEPNSPAAPSHKKKKGGFLAIFGCCGVPDNANGLEAEAPHRLDKIPARPATASRRTATPSGEQPSGSKTQLSEKEPGQQAQQSAAQPQKNGKRISGASTQDQSTVGDRDGESKQTTLVGAGSGNPSISVDPPHSVTSADETIHENASEKDAEGDVSMPDADNSRQQNAQGSVNNGDEQLPKVPPPPPGPVPAVPNAPTSTSVENPAVFASEQQQERWLLPPQRPEHKGRKCLVLDLDETLVHSSFKILNQADFTIPVEIEGNFHNVYVIKRPGVDQFMKRVGELYEVVVFTASVSKYGDPLLDQLDIHNVVHHRLFRESCYNHQGNYVKDLSQVGRDLKDTIIIDNSPTSYIFHPQHAVPISSWFSDAHDNELLDLIPVLEDLATPNVRDVSLVLDVTL